A DNA window from Drosophila virilis strain 15010-1051.87 chromosome 4, Dvir_AGI_RSII-ME, whole genome shotgun sequence contains the following coding sequences:
- the LOC6628894 gene encoding GTP-binding nuclear protein Ran, testis-specific isoform, translating to MEFRPSLSARHTYKCLILGDSGVGKSTFLRRHATGQFEDQHVPTHGLNVHTLLLETNYQAVALEMWDIAGDSRHGGLHNGYFFFAKCAIIMFDLSVSSTAASVTRWQQRLEEICGNELPVVVCGNKAELERMCPELLFRKQDNLDYCELSARAAWNLEEPLQLLCRRLLMRKDLKLISQPVLKPVKDCDYNEAAMKEQMDSVLQKMLPPKIKASETCEPNEVGDFKRFIVLNEG from the coding sequence ATGGAGTTTCGACCTAGCTTGTCCGCACGACACACATACAAGTGCCTCATTCTTGGGGACTCTGGTGTCGGTAAATCTACATTTTTGCGCCGTCATGCAACTGGACAGTTTGAGGATCAGCATGTGCCCACACACGGACTCAATGTGCACACGCTGCTGCTGGAGACGAACTATCAGGCCGTCGCGCTCGAGATGTGGGATATTGCAGGCGATTCTCGGCACGGAGGACTCCACAATGGTTACTTCTTCTTCGCCAAATGTGCCATCATCATGTTCGATTTGAGCGTGTCCAGCACTGCGGCCAGCGTGACACGTTGGCAGCAGCGCCTCGAGGAAATCTGCGGCAACGAGCTGCCGGTGGTCGTCTGCGGCAACAAGGCGGAACTGGAGCGCATGTGCCCGGAGCTATTATTTCGAAAACAAGACAACCTTGACTACTGCGAGCTGTCGGCACGCGCTGCGTGGAACTTGGAAGAGCCACTGCAGCTGCTCTGCCGACGGCTGCTGATGCGCAAGGACTTGAAGCTGATCTCCCAGCCAGTACTTAAGCCCGTTAAGGATTGTGACTACAATGAAGCTGCAATGAAGGAGCAGATGGATTCGGTTCTACAGAAAATGCTGCCACCGAAGATTAAAGCAAGTGAAACATGCGAACCCAATGAAGTTGGAGATTTCAAGCGTTTTATCGTCTTAAATGAGGGCTAA